A genome region from Bradyrhizobium sp. WSM1417 includes the following:
- a CDS encoding SDR family NAD(P)-dependent oxidoreductase, with amino-acid sequence MGLLDGKVAIITGAGGGLGEAYATLFAKEGAAVVVNDLGSSVDGSGASAAAEKVVAKIVAAGGRAVANGDDVSTVTGGQNILRAAIDTFGHVDILICNAGILRDRTFAKISEEDWDLVVKVHLKGTYCCSLPVWNWLKDNRRPGVIIMTSSTSGLFGNFGQANYGAAKAGIYGLIRVLSIEGRKYGIRVMGVAPNAITRMWADVPGTREGEPDPILRPENVAPGVLFMASDLAADHSGKVLAVSGEEIAEIKMVMTEGFHPKGSYTAQDVAARASSVFFPADLKRVLPEA; translated from the coding sequence ATGGGATTGTTGGACGGCAAGGTGGCGATCATAACTGGAGCAGGTGGCGGGCTCGGCGAGGCTTATGCAACGCTTTTCGCCAAGGAGGGCGCGGCCGTCGTGGTCAATGACCTCGGCAGCTCAGTCGATGGTTCCGGCGCTAGCGCCGCGGCTGAAAAGGTGGTGGCCAAGATCGTAGCAGCGGGCGGCCGTGCCGTGGCCAATGGGGATGACGTATCCACCGTGACCGGAGGTCAAAATATCCTTAGGGCCGCGATCGACACTTTTGGCCACGTCGACATCTTGATCTGTAATGCAGGCATCTTGCGCGACCGGACGTTTGCCAAAATCTCCGAGGAAGATTGGGATCTCGTCGTCAAGGTTCATCTTAAGGGGACCTACTGCTGTTCGCTACCGGTTTGGAACTGGCTCAAGGATAACCGTCGGCCTGGCGTGATCATTATGACGTCTTCAACGTCGGGACTTTTCGGGAATTTCGGCCAAGCAAATTACGGAGCGGCCAAGGCGGGTATCTATGGCTTGATACGAGTTCTCTCGATCGAGGGTCGAAAATATGGCATCCGCGTTATGGGTGTGGCACCAAACGCGATCACTCGCATGTGGGCGGACGTTCCAGGCACCCGGGAAGGCGAACCCGACCCCATCCTGCGTCCCGAGAACGTCGCTCCTGGCGTGCTCTTCATGGCCTCCGACTTGGCGGCTGACCATTCGGGCAAGGTCCTCGCCGTATCGGGCGAAGAGATCGCAGAGATTAAGATGGTTATGACTGAGGGCTTCCATCCCAAAGGGTCGTACACTGCGCAGGACGTGGCGGCGCGCGCGTCTTCGGTGTTCTTTCCCGCAGACCTGAAGCGGGTCCTCCCGGAGGCTTAG
- a CDS encoding adenosylmethionine--8-amino-7-oxononanoate transaminase, producing the protein MRPKRKSPIWHPFTQHALHDVMTEIVRGDGAYLYARDGSRIIDAISSWWVVTHGHCHPRIVSAIQEQAGRLNQIIFAGYTHDPAEEVAAQLLKLTPDGLDHVFFSDSGSTSVEVALKMALGYWHNIGKHRSRIVVMEHSYHGDTIGAMSVGARSVFNAAYGPLLFDVTTIPFPAKGHEQAALDALDSICRKERPAAFIVEPLILGAGGMLMYPAWVLREMKQICERSDVLLIADEVMTGWGRTGTLFACEQANVTPDIACYSKGLTGGALPLAVTLCRAEIFHAHYSQDRTRTFFHSSSYTANPVACAAASANLDLWRHKNTRDQVALIAKLQEQELEPFRSDSRFANVRRTGTITALDLKTTDPGYLAGIGPKLGVFFKDRTLLLRPLGNTIYVMPPYCVTAADLAEIYSAISDAADAVYRSCIS; encoded by the coding sequence ATGAGACCAAAGAGGAAGTCACCGATTTGGCACCCGTTCACGCAGCACGCGCTTCACGACGTGATGACGGAGATCGTGCGTGGCGATGGTGCCTACCTCTACGCTAGGGATGGATCTCGTATCATCGATGCAATCTCATCGTGGTGGGTCGTGACGCATGGTCATTGTCATCCACGAATTGTGAGCGCGATCCAAGAGCAGGCAGGCAGGCTCAACCAGATCATCTTTGCCGGTTACACCCATGATCCGGCCGAGGAAGTTGCGGCACAACTGTTGAAACTCACGCCCGATGGGCTTGATCATGTCTTCTTTTCCGACAGCGGCTCCACAAGCGTGGAAGTCGCTCTAAAAATGGCCCTTGGCTATTGGCATAATATCGGCAAGCATCGGTCGCGCATTGTCGTGATGGAGCATTCCTATCACGGTGACACCATAGGGGCGATGTCGGTCGGTGCCCGCAGCGTATTCAACGCAGCTTACGGGCCACTTCTGTTTGACGTTACAACGATCCCGTTCCCGGCGAAAGGCCATGAGCAGGCGGCTCTCGATGCACTCGACTCTATTTGCCGAAAGGAAAGGCCGGCTGCCTTTATCGTCGAACCACTGATTTTGGGGGCGGGCGGAATGCTGATGTACCCAGCCTGGGTGCTCAGAGAAATGAAGCAAATCTGCGAGCGCTCGGACGTTCTGTTGATTGCTGACGAGGTCATGACGGGCTGGGGCCGCACCGGTACACTATTTGCTTGCGAGCAAGCCAATGTCACGCCCGATATCGCCTGCTATTCCAAAGGTCTCACCGGTGGGGCGCTCCCACTTGCGGTGACACTCTGTCGCGCGGAAATTTTCCACGCGCACTATTCACAGGATCGTACGCGTACCTTCTTTCATTCGAGTTCATATACTGCGAATCCAGTAGCCTGCGCCGCCGCAAGCGCTAACTTGGATCTCTGGCGGCACAAGAACACTCGCGACCAAGTAGCGTTGATCGCCAAGTTGCAAGAGCAGGAACTCGAGCCATTTCGGAGCGACTCCCGCTTTGCGAACGTTCGGCGGACAGGGACCATTACAGCACTCGATCTGAAGACGACCGATCCGGGCTATCTGGCGGGTATCGGCCCGAAGCTTGGAGTGTTCTTTAAGGATCGAACTCTGCTGCTGCGGCCGCTTGGCAATACGATCTACGTGATGCCGCCTTATTGCGTCACAGCGGCGGACCTGGCGGAAATCTACTCCGCCATTAGCGACGCTGCCGATGCTGTGTACCGATCTTGTATCAGCTGA